In Acidisarcina polymorpha, the DNA window TTCGGAGTTGGCCCAATGCCTGGATCTAAGGCCATTGCTCAGCTACTCGATCAGACCTACTCGGCGCGACCGCTGGCGCGTGTGCTGCTGCCGCTCCTGGAGCCGGGCGAAGTGCTCGCTGTTTACCGAGTCAGGCGCGACGTCGAATACGGATTATCGTTCTATCGAAACAAAGAGGTATATAACTACGAGCAGGACGGCACGCTCTCGATTCCGGCAGAGCGGCACATTCTCGTGGTTCGTGAGTCTTATGCGCAAGACCTGCGTCAGTTACTGCATGGCCGGTCTTATGAGCCATTGTTTACCTATCCGGCCCAGAATCTAGTTATCTATTCTGTATCAGCGCGAGTCAAATAGTGCAGCAGATCGTTTTCCCGGCATCTCGACGACGCATGACACCGGCCTTACAGTTCGAGATACTCGACCTTCGTCATTTTTCGGCGAACTCGCTTCGTCCTGTTCTGGAGCAGGAAGTGCGACTCTGGGACGATCGTCTACGGTGGGATTATCGCGCCTCTGCCGATCTGCTGCTGCAGTATCTTGATTCCCGGGTTCTGCCCGGCTATGTCGCCATCGAGGATGGCCGGATCTCCGGCTATGTTTTCTGCATTTATGAGGAGAACAAGGCGGTGATCGGCGATGCTTTCGCCGTCCAGGTCCGGAATGCAACGTATTCAGCGACCGAGGTGGAGGTCCGCTTGCTCGATCATCTGGTCGAGTTGCTGATGAACTCCCCGGGCATTGATCGGATTGAATCCCAGTTGCTGATTCATCCCCACGGAGTGCATGCCGAGGTTTTTGAGCGGGCGGGATTTCAGATCTATCCTCGTCTTTTTATGGAGCTCGACCTGGAGTCGCTTCTTGCGATGCAGGCGGCCGATAGCGATAGTTCGATCAAGCCGCTGCCGGCCGGCTTCGAGATCCGGGGTTGGCGCGATGAAGACTTCAGCGGCGCTGGCCGGCTCATTGCTGCGTGCTACGAAGGTCATCTGGATAGCT includes these proteins:
- a CDS encoding GNAT family N-acetyltransferase; translated protein: MTPALQFEILDLRHFSANSLRPVLEQEVRLWDDRLRWDYRASADLLLQYLDSRVLPGYVAIEDGRISGYVFCIYEENKAVIGDAFAVQVRNATYSATEVEVRLLDHLVELLMNSPGIDRIESQLLIHPHGVHAEVFERAGFQIYPRLFMELDLESLLAMQAADSDSSIKPLPAGFEIRGWRDEDFSGAGRLIAACYEGHLDSYINDQYRSVAGSLRFLHNVVRFPGCGTFDISASKVVVHSSTKALAAILLCSRVRSDTAHITQICVDRQHRGLGLGTLLLRSCAAELRKRNFSTLTLTVTEGNSEAVSLYQTQHFHTKHVFDAMVWNQRKI